One genomic region from Penaeus monodon isolate SGIC_2016 chromosome 24, NSTDA_Pmon_1, whole genome shotgun sequence encodes:
- the LOC119588612 gene encoding ufm1-specific protease 1-like: protein MGGGRDYRCDLLRNIHEGLPLPEGVTESAFVVGDYLFYHYGCDGFDDRGWGCGYRTLMSLCSWLRGQISSAKSNTGSIAPVPSNHRVQEILTEIGDKEKDFLGSKQWIGSVEVCLVIDTLYDVRSQIIHVKSGKELSEHVDTLVTHFKTKGSPVMMGGDTDVSSKGIVGVCKSASDTYLLVVDPHYWGEARDVASLQASEWAKWQSISDFQASSFYNLCLPQFTAKSLESS, encoded by the exons ATGGGAGGAGGACGAGACTACAGATGTGACCTGCTGCGGAACATCCATGAGGGACTTCCCCTGCCTGAAGGGGTGACGGAGTCGGCCTTTGTTGTGGGAGATTATTTGTTTTACCATTATGGTTGTGACGGCTTTGATGACAGG GGTTGGGGATGTGGCTACAGGACTCTGATGAGTTTGTGCTCATGGCTAAGAGGACAGATCAGCAGTGCAAAGTCAAACACAGGGAGCATAGCACCAGTTCCATCAAATCATCGTGTTCAGGAAATTCTTACAGAAATTGGGGATAAAGAGAAGGATTTCCTTGGCTCAAAGCAATGGATTGGGAGTGTAGAG GTTTGCCTTGTCATAGATACTCTCTATGATGTCCGTAGCCAAATAATACATGTGAAATCTGGTAAAGAATTATCGGAACATGTTGATACCCTGGTGACACATTTCAAGACTAAAGGATCTCCAGTCATGATGGGGGGAGACACAGATGTATCATCCAAAGGGATTGTAGGTGTCTGTAAGAGTGCATCAGATACGTACCTACTTGTTGTG GACCCTCATTATTGGGGTGAAGCAAGGGACGTTGCATCCCTACAAGCAAGCGAGTGGGCAAAGTGGCAGTCCATATCTGATTTTCAGGCTTCCTCATTTTATAATCTTTGCTTACCTCAGTTTACTGCCAAGTCATTAGAAAGTTCATAA